CCATAGGGTCGAGGTGTTGACCACAGCTTTTCAAGAGGCAATCCAAACATTCCCCGAGCTTGTAAATTTGTTGAGCGAATTGCCTATCGATGAACATCGCGTAAATATAATTAAAAGCAAAGGACGGGTACTGCGTTCCTGTGTTAACGCGGGCAAGATTAAACGAGTCGTAACAGAGACCGCGCCCAAACATAAAATAACAATTAAGCGGATAGATCAGCCTTTCTTATTCGTGGCCAGCTGCGGAATAAAGGAGCAAAGGGATGGAAGCGAATCGCGATAAGTTTGAAATTGAACGAGAGATTTATCACACACAATGGATCAATATACGTAACCACTGGGATCAAACGTTTTTGGGCGTGCGCTATCTTTCAACCTTGGTGCTTCTTGCGATAATTCCCATGAAATTTTTACGAGTTAAGGATGCTTCAGGTATTCATCTATCCGTTGATCCTTCAGTGGAGGTTTATATAAAAGCATTCGTGATTGTCATCATTGCGCTCATGGGGATTGTTACTTTTCTTTATCAGTACAACCATCATGTAAGGTCAAAAGAGGCTCGAAAAGTGGTTGTCGCAATAGAGCAGCGATGGGGCCTTTACGATGAAGCAGGCAGGTTTATATTTCAAGAGCCCGGGGCGAAAATACAATATCAGAAGTTTTCAGGAGGAGAGAAACGTCTGACCCATACCGCAATCGTGTTTATATACATTGTTTTGATAACACTAACGGGTGTAGCTTTTGTCCTTTTTGCCTAACAAGAACCCGATTTCCCAGGGATTAAAACATAGGGCAGGAGCAGCTTAAGGTTAAGTCTTTGGCTCAGAATGGGGTAATTTTGCAAACTCCGGGGCAGGAGTGGGGCAAATCGGCTTTTGATAAAAAGAAACAAAATTTTTATACATGTAACCAATTGATTTTATTGGTGCCCCCGGCAGGAATCGAACCTGCGGCACATGGATTAGGAATCCATTGCTCTATCCACTGAGCTACGGGGGCGTAAGGCACACCGGGCTATTCCACGTAAAGGGTCTGACCCGGGTAAATCCTTGAATTCTGGTTTAGTTCATTGATTCGCAGAAATTTGTTCATGTTCATGTCATGGCGTCTGGCAATGGTATAGGGTGAATCGCCTTTTTTCACTCTGTAGGCTTTGCGGTCCGCGCTTTTGCCGGCCGGGATTTTGAGTTTTTGGCCGATGTGCAGGTTCACGGAATTGAGGTTGTTTAAAGCCTGGATTCGTTTTGTGGTGGTGTTGTAGCGCTTGGCCAGCACCCACAGGGAGTCACCCCGTTTGACCTTGTAGTTAATTGTCCTGGAGGGCTCAGGCAGCGGGCCCCGGGCGGCGTAAGTCCCGGCCTGGGGAATTTTGAGCCGTTGGCCGCTGACAATGTAATTTTTCCGGTAAATATTGTTGTACCAGGCGATTTTTCGGGCGGTGGTGTTGTAGCGCCGGGCAATGGTCGACAGGGTCTCTCCCGGCCGCACCCGGTGGTAGACAATGTTGTGCGGGCTCTGGTAGTGTTCCTGGATATCGTCGATTTTTGCAAGCAGTACCTCACCTTTTTCCCGGGGCACCTTTAACTCGTATTTTTCATCCGGCAAAATCTTGTAGCGCAATTCGGGATTCAGTTCCAGAAGTTTGTTTTGCTTGACGTCAATGGCCTTTGCAATGTCTTCCAGAGAGGCTTGCTTTTTGACCTCCACAAGTTCGAAATCCATGGGCGGATCCGGCTGGATGTGACCCATGTTGTAGTTTTCCAGGTTGTTGACGATATGAATGGTCGCTAAAAATTTCGGCACATAGCGCGCGGTCTCCCTGGGCAGCCGCTGGTACAGATCCCAGAAATCATCCAGGTAATTAACGTTTTGCTGACGGATCACATGCAGGACCCTGCCTTCGCCGCAGTTGTAAGCGGCAAGCACGGTTTTCCAGTCCCCGAAAATTTCATGGAGTTCTTTTAAATAGGCAATGGCGGCGCCGGTGGACTTGTACGGATCTAACCGCTCGTCAATGTAGCGGTCTCTTGTAAGACCGAATTTGTGGCCGGTCGAGGCGATGAACTGCCACATCCCCAGTGCCCTGGCACTGGACAGGGCCTTGGTTTTAAATCCGCTTTCCACAAGCGGCAGCCAGGAAAGCTCCTCGGGAATGCCGGCTTTTTTGAGTTTTTCGAGGATATAAGGGCGATACCGGCCGGACCGTTTATAGGAGTTGATGAAAAAGGTTCGCGACGGTCCTTCAGTAAAGAGCTTGATCTCTTTTTGGACATGCTCGTTAAGGCTAAAGGGAATGGCATTATGGTTTCCTTTAACCGTTGTGTACCGGGAAGAATAAATTTCAAGAATCCGCTTGGAGATCATAAACCGCAGATCGTCTTTTTGCTGGCTTAGTTTCGGGTCTTTGGCAGGGGGGGATGTCAAAATCAGCGCATATGCATTGTCCAGGGAGTCCAGAGCGTTTTCCAGCTCTCCCTGCTGCCAGTAGTCCTGGGAGGCTTGATAAAATTCCAGGGATTTGTCCAGCCGGGACTGGGTGTCAGCTGTAGGGTCGGGCTCGATCAGCAGCCTGGCGTTTTCCTCCTCACTACCGTTGAAACTCAACAAGGGCAGGACTTCCACCTGCGTTTCATCTTCGGCTGCGGGCGCTTCCGATTCCTGGTGGTCCCGGGTTGAGGTTTTTGCGGAATCACCGGCCGGTGCATCTCCGATCCGGCCGGTCCAGCCGGCGCAGCCGGTAAATATCATGGCAATTGCAAGCAGTGCAGCAAGCACTGCGTTTTTCCGGACAAGGGCGAACGTTTTGACGGATTGCATGGGTACCTTTTTTGTCAATATTTATAATTCCTTGAAAATCAGCAATTTTTGTGAAATGAAATATGTAAACGAAACAAATATCACCGGCTGCAAACTTGTGTCAAGCTGATTGTTTGGCGCAGAATTGGCCGGATCATGTGCTCCGGCGGCCGCAGGACCAGGTTTGAGCGGATTTTTTTTGGTTGCCCTGTACGTTGATTTGTCTTAAATACAATGGAAAAAAACTGCTTGCATTGATTTTCGATATTTGTTACTTGACATGGCTTTATGAAAATATTAAATACAGCAGATTGATCACGAGCCGGCAGGAAGGGTCAGGTGAACAACTTCGGCTTGAAAATATGGATCATTTCTGTGCCGGCCAGCCGATAAATGCTTGCATGCCGGAAAAATTTCTGGTAGAGCGCAGAACCTTTGAATGAACGTGACCCTTGCTTTGAAGTGCATGCGGCTGGTGCCCGAATTGAATGCAGGCCAGCGTAGCTCAGTTGGTAGAGCTACTGATTTGTAATCAGTTGGCCGGGGGTTCGAGTCCCTCCGCTGGCTCCAGAATATATTGTTTGTTTTTATTGATGGTGGGGTTCCCGAGCGGCCAAAGGGAGCAGACTGTAAATCTGCCGGCGAAGCCTTCGGAGGTTCGAATCCTCCCCCCACCACCACTTCATTAATAACGGTTGAATGTAGGAGATTCCGCAGCGGCGGGATCAAAGAGACTACATGGCTGGCGATTCACCTGACAGTAAAGGCGCAAGGCAACAGGGCAGGTTTTCCGCCGGGTAAAAAAGCACCGGGAAAAGCCGACAGGCATGTTTAATGGAAATCGGCGGGAGTAGCTCAGTTGGCAGAGCTTCAGCCTTCCAAGCTGAATGTCGCGAGTTCGATTCTCGTCTCCCGCTCCATCAGGCAAACGTCTGTTAGATAAAGGCTGCCCTGCAAAAAGATTGCCGGAATCATTTTCGGCAGTCAGCGATTATCAGGCCCACGTAGCTCAGTCGGTAGAGCGCTTCCTTGGTAAGGAAGAGGTCCACCGGTTCAATTCCGGTCGTGGGCTCCATTTAAACTTTTTCAGGGCATGGGTGCAAAACCCGAAGCGTGTCTTGAGAAAATCGGGTTTGCGCCTGCCATGCATCGATGATCTCTTGCCGAGATCTCTACAGGAGAAGGACATCGAAAGATTCCAATGAGATGCTATAAAACCATGGGGAGGATGTAAGATGGCAAAGCAGAAGTTTGAGCGGACCAAGCCGCATGTAAACGTGGGAACGATCGGTCATATTGACCATGGCAAGACGACATTGACCGCGGCGATCACCAAGCATTGTGGATTGCGGGGCTGGGCGGAGTTTATTCCGTTTGACAAGATTGACAAGGCGCCCGAGGAAAAGGCCCGTGGGATCACGATTTCCACGGCTCACGTGGAGTATCAGACCAACAACCGGCATTACGCACATGTGGATTGTCCGGGGCATGCCGACTATATCAAGAACATGATCACAGGTGCGGCCCAGATGGACGGGGCGATTCTGGTTGTGGGCGCAGATGACGGCCCCATGCCCCAGACCCGCGAGCATATACTTTTGGCCCGCCAGGTTGGCGTTCCTCAGATCGTGGTGTTTTTAAACAAGTGCGACATGGTCGACGACGAGGAGCTTATCGAGCTTGTGGACATGGAGCTTCGGGAGCTTTTAAACAATTACGAGTTTGACGGTGACAACACCCCGATCATACGGGGCAGCGCGCTTAAGGCACTGGAAAGCGACGATCCGGACAGCGAGGATGTAAAGCCGATCTGGGACTTGCTGGAGGCCACGGACGCCTACATTCCCGAGCCGGAGCGGGACGTTGACAAGCCCTTTTTGATGCCGGTGGAAGACGTGTTTTCGATATCGGGCCGTGGCACGGTTGTCACGGGGCGTGTGGAGCGCGGGATCATCAAGGTCAACAACAAGATCGAGATCGTTGGCATGCGTCCGACCATCAACACGACCTGTACGGGCGTGGAGATGTTTCGCAAGCTGCTTGACGAAGGCCAGGCCGGCGACAACGTGGGTCTGCTTTTGCGGGGTACCAAGCGCGACGAGGTTGAGCGCGGCCAGGTGGTTGCCGCACCGGGAACGATAACGCCGCACACCAAGTTCAAGGCCGAGGTTTACGTGCTGAGCAAGGATGAAGGCGGACGGCACACGCCGTTTTTCTCGGGCTATCGGCCGCAGTTTTATTTCCGGACCACGGATGTTACCGGGGTGTGCACGCTGCCCGATGGGGTTGAGATGGTGATGCCGGGCGATAACGTAACGATATCAGCCGAACTCATCACCCCGATCGCCATGGAGGAGGGGCTGCGCTTTGCAGTGCGTGAAGGCGGCCGAACCGTGGGGGCCGGTGTTGTCAGTGAAATCATAGAATAGCTTCAGCAACAGGGAGTAGACCCTTGAAAGTCAAAGTGACCTTAGCCTGTATGGACTGTAAACGGCGGAATTATTCCACCACCAAGAATAAGCGTACCAAGCCGGATCGGCTGGAATTTAAAAAATACTGCCGGTTCTGCCATACCCATACGCTACACCGGGAAACCAAGTAAGTTACCGCTGGCGGATTGGCCATGGGGAATTAATTCAGGCCAGTAGCTCTAACGGCAGAGCGTCGGACTCCAAATCCGGTGGTTGGGGGTTCAAATCCCTCCTGGCCTGCCAAAAATCAACGAAAAGCTCAAAGGTTGGGATGTCAGTGAAACCGAAGGATAAAGAAGCGTTCCAACTTTGAGCTTTCGATATTTTAGGAGCCGAAATGGCAAAAATGCAGAAAAAAAAGCCGGCAGAGCAGAAAAAGAAAAAAAAGGACGCCGGCGATTCTGTTTCCAGCAGCACTGATGACAAACAGGCGGTTGCGGCAGGCGGCTCTGGAAAAGGATCTGCAGTGACAAGCGGGACTTCGGAAAAGTCGAAGTCCGCCTGGTCCGGCTCCCAGAGCAGAGCCGGTGGACAGAGTGCTGTTTTGCGGCTGCTGGATCGATACTTTGGCAACTGGATTCAGTTTCTGCGGGAAGTCAAGGTGGAACTGGGCCGTGTAACCTGGCCGACGCGCAAGGAAACCGTTGGCACTACAGCTGTTGTTTTGGTTTTCGTATTCATTATCGCCATTTTTTTGGGCGTTGTGGACATGGGTTTGTCCAGCCTCGTCCGTTTGATCCTGTAGAATTGAGTTAACAAGGGAGTTAAGGCGTGGCGTTGAACTGGTATATCATCCATGTGTATTCCGGCTTTGAAAACAAGGTAAAGCAAAACCTTGAGGAGCGCATTGCCACCTGCGCCCATCCGGAAAAATTCGGCGAAGTTGTGGTGCCCACCGAACAGGTGGTGGAATTGGTCAAGGGCAAGCGAAAAACCTCCAGCCGGAAATTTTATCCGGGTTATATCATGGTCCGGATGGAATTGGATGAAGAAACCTGGCATTTGGTAAAAAATACGGCAAAGGTTACTGGATTTCTCGGGGGGCGGGACCGGCCTGCACCCATTTCCGATGAAGAGGCCGATCAGATTATTCACAAGATGGAA
Above is a window of Desulfosalsimonas propionicica DNA encoding:
- the nusG gene encoding transcription termination/antitermination protein NusG; the protein is MALNWYIIHVYSGFENKVKQNLEERIATCAHPEKFGEVVVPTEQVVELVKGKRKTSSRKFYPGYIMVRMELDEETWHLVKNTAKVTGFLGGRDRPAPISDEEADQIIHKMEAGQQKPQPKFYFEVGDEVRVIDGPFTNFNGTVEDVSPEKGKLKVLVSIFGRSTPVELDFVQVAKN
- the rpmG gene encoding 50S ribosomal protein L33, with the protein product MTLACMDCKRRNYSTTKNKRTKPDRLEFKKYCRFCHTHTLHRETK
- the secE gene encoding preprotein translocase subunit SecE, with protein sequence MAKMQKKKPAEQKKKKKDAGDSVSSSTDDKQAVAAGGSGKGSAVTSGTSEKSKSAWSGSQSRAGGQSAVLRLLDRYFGNWIQFLREVKVELGRVTWPTRKETVGTTAVVLVFVFIIAIFLGVVDMGLSSLVRLIL
- a CDS encoding lytic transglycosylase, with amino-acid sequence MTKKVPMQSVKTFALVRKNAVLAALLAIAMIFTGCAGWTGRIGDAPAGDSAKTSTRDHQESEAPAAEDETQVEVLPLLSFNGSEEENARLLIEPDPTADTQSRLDKSLEFYQASQDYWQQGELENALDSLDNAYALILTSPPAKDPKLSQQKDDLRFMISKRILEIYSSRYTTVKGNHNAIPFSLNEHVQKEIKLFTEGPSRTFFINSYKRSGRYRPYILEKLKKAGIPEELSWLPLVESGFKTKALSSARALGMWQFIASTGHKFGLTRDRYIDERLDPYKSTGAAIAYLKELHEIFGDWKTVLAAYNCGEGRVLHVIRQQNVNYLDDFWDLYQRLPRETARYVPKFLATIHIVNNLENYNMGHIQPDPPMDFELVEVKKQASLEDIAKAIDVKQNKLLELNPELRYKILPDEKYELKVPREKGEVLLAKIDDIQEHYQSPHNIVYHRVRPGETLSTIARRYNTTARKIAWYNNIYRKNYIVSGQRLKIPQAGTYAARGPLPEPSRTINYKVKRGDSLWVLAKRYNTTTKRIQALNNLNSVNLHIGQKLKIPAGKSADRKAYRVKKGDSPYTIARRHDMNMNKFLRINELNQNSRIYPGQTLYVE
- the tuf gene encoding elongation factor Tu, whose translation is MAKQKFERTKPHVNVGTIGHIDHGKTTLTAAITKHCGLRGWAEFIPFDKIDKAPEEKARGITISTAHVEYQTNNRHYAHVDCPGHADYIKNMITGAAQMDGAILVVGADDGPMPQTREHILLARQVGVPQIVVFLNKCDMVDDEELIELVDMELRELLNNYEFDGDNTPIIRGSALKALESDDPDSEDVKPIWDLLEATDAYIPEPERDVDKPFLMPVEDVFSISGRGTVVTGRVERGIIKVNNKIEIVGMRPTINTTCTGVEMFRKLLDEGQAGDNVGLLLRGTKRDEVERGQVVAAPGTITPHTKFKAEVYVLSKDEGGRHTPFFSGYRPQFYFRTTDVTGVCTLPDGVEMVMPGDNVTISAELITPIAMEEGLRFAVREGGRTVGAGVVSEIIE